The proteins below come from a single Bryobacter aggregatus MPL3 genomic window:
- a CDS encoding ABC transporter permease subunit: MTSQMFALVVDTIQEARARKVIAALLLNGTLSIAALFWILRTYPLSGPTSMVTLMSHTDYRYLNAQWVARGIFGNASLIVYSVQLLLCLMTTMSLVPSLLDPARNAWIVSHPLSRASILLGRFLGCMVLAAGSFVYTFLGAWLVTGLKVNLWHWPFFFGILTTLLLYCSLFAAMLSLHLLSTSPTLMASGTMAIGMFNIAASRPNELHGITGGGWLYHSMLFVSGLLPKAAETAHLTNEYVQTGSFVSGSPLWTSGLFGAACLALAAWRFSRKDL; encoded by the coding sequence ATGACCAGCCAGATGTTTGCATTGGTGGTGGATACGATTCAGGAGGCTCGCGCCCGAAAGGTGATTGCGGCGCTGCTGCTGAACGGAACTCTATCGATCGCGGCCTTGTTTTGGATTCTCCGGACCTACCCTCTCTCGGGACCGACCTCAATGGTCACCTTGATGAGTCACACGGACTATCGATATCTGAACGCGCAATGGGTAGCGCGGGGTATTTTCGGGAATGCATCGCTGATCGTGTATTCGGTGCAGCTGCTTCTCTGCCTGATGACAACGATGAGCCTGGTGCCCAGCCTGCTCGATCCTGCTCGCAACGCGTGGATCGTGTCTCATCCGCTGTCGCGCGCTAGCATCCTGTTGGGCCGCTTCCTAGGGTGCATGGTGCTCGCGGCCGGCAGTTTTGTCTATACGTTCCTGGGAGCCTGGCTAGTGACCGGGCTGAAGGTGAACCTGTGGCACTGGCCCTTCTTCTTTGGAATCCTGACCACCCTGTTGCTCTATTGTTCGCTGTTTGCGGCCATGCTGTCGCTTCACCTGCTGTCTACATCGCCCACCCTGATGGCGAGTGGCACAATGGCAATCGGGATGTTCAACATCGCGGCTTCCAGACCGAACGAGTTGCACGGAATCACGGGCGGCGGATGGCTATACCACTCGATGCTGTTTGTGTCAGGTCTACTCCCAAAGGCAGCGGAGACGGCGCACCTAACAAACGAGTATGTCCAGACCGGCTCATTTGTAAGCGGGTCGCCTCTCTGGACATCCGGGCTGTTCGGCGCCGCTTGCCTGGCGCTGGCGGCGTGGCGGTTCTCCCGCAAAGATCTGTAG
- a CDS encoding carboxypeptidase-like regulatory domain-containing protein, whose protein sequence is MAGNAPGLWAQNIKSAIQGHISDASGGSVQNANISVFERTRGTVHKTTSNDTGAFFVPGLEAGSYVVEVKAPGFASKAPSLRNIALTAPDMHDGSVATLEAAIEHYRFGGRTIKTGPNAGIGFDNPNKSEFVKAFDLTAGAKADMLALLRSLTDRSMLANPAFSDPWRPVTVTAPPRHRNMSYAVKSSRFSLRTAQFR, encoded by the coding sequence ATGGCGGGAAATGCGCCTGGACTTTGGGCGCAGAATATTAAGTCCGCAATCCAAGGCCACATTTCCGATGCGTCGGGCGGCTCGGTGCAAAACGCCAATATTTCGGTCTTCGAACGCACACGGGGAACCGTCCACAAAACAACTTCCAACGACACCGGCGCCTTCTTCGTCCCCGGATTGGAAGCAGGGTCCTATGTTGTAGAAGTAAAGGCGCCCGGCTTCGCCTCCAAGGCCCCGTCCCTGCGGAACATCGCGCTCACCGCGCCCGACATGCACGACGGTTCGGTAGCCACGCTGGAGGCCGCGATCGAACATTATCGCTTCGGTGGTCGCACCATTAAGACCGGACCAAATGCCGGTATCGGCTTCGATAATCCAAACAAGAGCGAGTTCGTGAAGGCCTTCGATCTGACTGCAGGAGCAAAAGCGGACATGCTGGCATTGCTCCGAAGTCTGACGGATCGCAGCATGTTGGCCAACCCGGCTTTCAGCGATCCCTGGCGTCCAGTGACTGTCACCGCCCCACCTCGCCACCGAAATATGTCTTACGCGGTGAAGTCGTCAAGATTTTCCCTGAGGACGGCGCAGTTTCGCTGA
- a CDS encoding PEP-CTERM sorting domain-containing protein — protein sequence MKTLFQLAFAAALLTGGAQAATIYISPVPAGINPGDSFDIYLGVVFDKSADPAEQIMDFNFDISFSAGLTAGSPVELGYFRDNGVFFYVSQGPDWITVSDLLSGGDSLMTDDMLFKIPFQYISSTEGPLFVTINEEFTFLDGPDFVPLSYTVSSTTAPTPEPATFALAGTALAVLGWNRIARRR from the coding sequence ATGAAGACACTCTTCCAGCTTGCTTTTGCGGCCGCACTCCTGACGGGGGGCGCCCAGGCTGCGACGATTTACATAAGTCCGGTACCGGCGGGGATCAACCCCGGTGATTCGTTCGACATTTATCTCGGCGTTGTGTTCGATAAGAGCGCCGATCCTGCCGAACAGATTATGGATTTCAACTTCGACATTTCATTCTCCGCCGGACTCACAGCCGGAAGCCCAGTGGAACTCGGCTACTTCCGCGACAACGGCGTATTCTTCTATGTCAGCCAGGGACCGGACTGGATCACCGTCAGCGACTTGCTTTCGGGTGGCGATTCGCTGATGACCGATGACATGCTGTTCAAAATTCCGTTCCAATACATTTCCTCAACAGAGGGCCCGCTGTTTGTGACGATCAACGAAGAGTTCACGTTCCTGGATGGTCCGGACTTCGTGCCATTGTCCTATACGGTGTCCTCGACGACCGCCCCAACCCCGGAACCGGCGACCTTTGCTCTCGCGGGCACAGCGCTGGCTGTGCTGGGATGGAATCGAATCGCGCGGAGGCGGTAG
- a CDS encoding fatty acid desaturase: MSFVPKPKYQFGAVLFFLLLHVGVVAVWWTRPTRSLLAWLAASYSIRMFGVTAGYHRYFGHRSYKLGRFGQFVMAFLAQSSAQKGVLWWAAHHRLHHRESDRERDVHSPTRRGFWWAHVGWVISNDFDKYDPRLVSEFLRFPEILWLDRHHWVPTVTFGAIVALIGGWPAFVWGYVVATVVLYHCTFAINSLAHLWGMRRFDTPDESRNNFWLALLTFGEGWHNNHHYSPGSCRQGERWWELDITYLVLKALSWFGIVQSLRPFRRVLPVADLANESAKVAI, translated from the coding sequence GTGAGCTTCGTGCCCAAGCCGAAATACCAATTCGGGGCGGTCCTGTTCTTCCTGCTACTTCATGTCGGCGTGGTTGCCGTGTGGTGGACCCGGCCCACAAGGTCTCTCCTGGCTTGGCTCGCGGCAAGCTACTCAATCCGCATGTTTGGAGTAACGGCAGGCTATCACCGGTACTTCGGACATCGGAGCTACAAGCTTGGCCGCTTTGGGCAATTCGTGATGGCCTTCCTCGCGCAGAGTTCGGCTCAAAAAGGAGTCTTGTGGTGGGCGGCGCATCATCGCCTGCATCATCGGGAGTCGGATCGGGAGCGGGATGTCCACTCGCCCACACGTCGCGGTTTCTGGTGGGCGCATGTGGGCTGGGTGATTTCGAATGATTTTGACAAATACGATCCACGATTGGTATCTGAATTTCTCCGGTTTCCGGAAATCCTTTGGCTTGACCGTCACCATTGGGTTCCGACAGTAACATTTGGTGCGATCGTGGCTCTGATCGGTGGCTGGCCGGCATTTGTGTGGGGGTACGTGGTTGCGACCGTGGTGCTCTACCATTGCACTTTCGCCATTAACTCGCTGGCGCATCTATGGGGTATGCGCCGCTTCGATACTCCGGATGAAAGTCGAAACAACTTTTGGCTGGCGCTCCTCACATTCGGCGAGGGTTGGCATAACAATCACCATTACTCTCCTGGAAGCTGCCGCCAAGGAGAGCGTTGGTGGGAACTCGACATTACCTACTTGGTCCTAAAAGCTCTGAGTTGGTTCGGTATTGTGCAAAGCTTGCGGCCGTTCCGCCGAGTACTTCCGGTTGCAGACTTGGCTAATGAGTCGGCGAAGGTGGCGATTTGA
- a CDS encoding copper-binding protein, whose translation MTRRRVLLSFYCVLAGCRQNATLERGIDDGSVQKYQLEGVVIRRDEASKIVTIKHSAIVNHAGKIWMEPMTMEFPVPKPEDFAQLTKGNKITATLIARDSNFEYWIEEVRTREE comes from the coding sequence ATGACGCGACGACGCGTCCTACTCTCGTTCTATTGCGTTTTGGCGGGGTGCCGCCAAAACGCAACACTTGAGAGAGGCATAGATGACGGTTCTGTTCAGAAGTACCAATTGGAAGGTGTGGTGATTCGTCGAGATGAAGCATCCAAGATCGTGACAATCAAGCACAGTGCAATTGTCAATCATGCCGGCAAGATCTGGATGGAGCCAATGACGATGGAGTTTCCGGTGCCCAAGCCGGAAGACTTCGCCCAACTGACCAAAGGGAATAAAATCACCGCGACCCTTATCGCGCGTGATTCTAATTTCGAATACTGGATTGAGGAAGTGCGGACGCGGGAAGAGTAG
- a CDS encoding superoxide dismutase gives MSMTRRTMMRMSASTATILPAFAQALPSVVTLPKLPYAVDALEPFIDAKTMEIHHGKHHQAYVDNLNKALATHPELTTKPVEKLVSNLVSIPEPIRAAVRNNGGGHLNHSLFWQTLGKPKAGPKGRLQAAIERSFGSQSALEEKLRAAGLTVFGSGWVWILPQDKEALAMETSSNQDSPWMSGKTPLFGIDVWEHAYYLKYQNRRADYLAALIKVINWDFLSQRYEEIAK, from the coding sequence ATGAGCATGACTAGAAGAACCATGATGCGCATGAGCGCTTCCACCGCGACGATACTACCGGCATTTGCGCAAGCTCTGCCGAGCGTTGTGACCTTGCCCAAACTGCCTTACGCTGTGGACGCATTGGAACCGTTCATCGACGCGAAGACGATGGAGATCCACCACGGGAAACATCATCAGGCCTACGTCGACAACTTGAACAAGGCTCTGGCAACTCATCCGGAGCTCACCACCAAGCCTGTAGAGAAGTTAGTATCCAACCTCGTCAGCATACCGGAACCAATCCGCGCTGCAGTCCGAAACAACGGCGGGGGACATCTCAACCATTCGTTGTTTTGGCAGACTCTCGGCAAACCCAAGGCCGGGCCGAAAGGGCGCTTGCAGGCAGCGATTGAGAGATCTTTTGGCAGCCAGTCGGCGCTGGAGGAGAAATTGCGGGCCGCAGGCCTCACGGTCTTCGGCTCTGGTTGGGTGTGGATCCTGCCGCAGGATAAAGAGGCGCTCGCGATGGAAACCTCGTCAAATCAAGACAGTCCTTGGATGAGTGGCAAGACGCCGTTGTTCGGTATCGACGTCTGGGAACACGCCTACTACTTGAAGTACCAGAACCGGCGCGCAGACTATCTCGCCGCTCTCATCAAGGTAATCAACTGGGACTTCCTTTCGCAGCGCTACGAGGAGATCGCGAAATAG
- a CDS encoding DUF1365 domain-containing protein yields MIPEPGIYTGTLRHRRFHPCKHEFNYKLFMVWLDIDRIPELMANLPWTSYNRFNWASFEERDHFGDPRLSLRERVERDAHANKVPLPEGPIFLLTHLRYLGYCFNPISFYFCYDKSGSLDTILAEVNSTFGESRNYWLWPQNRQDSSNSLHYRCPKTMHVSPFMAMNLDYEFVLTKPDHQLVAHINTIERDPASESHRPFFDATLALEREPWTARNLGRVLLRHPWMTAKLIGAIHWEALRLFLKRVPVYTHPAQEATKRI; encoded by the coding sequence ATGATTCCAGAACCCGGCATCTATACGGGCACGCTACGGCATCGCCGCTTCCATCCGTGTAAGCATGAGTTCAACTACAAGCTCTTCATGGTGTGGCTCGATATCGACCGCATTCCTGAACTGATGGCGAACTTGCCTTGGACCAGTTACAACCGCTTCAACTGGGCAAGCTTTGAGGAACGAGACCACTTTGGCGACCCCCGCCTCTCCCTGCGCGAGCGCGTGGAGCGAGATGCCCACGCGAACAAGGTCCCGTTACCTGAAGGTCCGATCTTTCTGCTCACTCACCTGCGCTATCTGGGTTATTGCTTCAATCCGATTTCGTTTTACTTCTGTTATGACAAGAGCGGTTCCCTCGATACCATTTTGGCCGAAGTGAACAGCACCTTCGGAGAGAGTCGTAACTATTGGCTTTGGCCTCAAAACCGGCAGGACTCGTCAAACTCATTGCATTACCGCTGCCCCAAGACCATGCACGTATCGCCGTTTATGGCTATGAATCTGGATTACGAGTTTGTTTTGACCAAGCCCGATCATCAGCTGGTGGCTCACATCAATACTATCGAGCGCGATCCGGCATCTGAATCACATCGACCTTTCTTTGATGCAACGCTCGCGCTTGAACGTGAGCCCTGGACCGCACGAAACCTTGGGCGGGTCCTGTTGAGGCATCCATGGATGACCGCCAAGCTCATCGGTGCGATTCACTGGGAGGCGCTGCGTCTTTTCTTAAAGCGAGTTCCTGTGTATACCCATCCGGCCCAGGAGGCAACGAAACGAATATGA
- a CDS encoding tetratricopeptide repeat protein: MRGFPAFVFLFATAGLLAGQDGEAVMPDAMKQIGPANGVLGKKITAKDASAAEDAKKLQSLFASTRGFWKARKANDVVRFATDASGASLLLLAALPLVAGVPPKKSSPSTFNDLAQTTPAGREAENQYRLGLKYAEGKGALRDYAKAADCYLRAAERGHIAAQYNLGFLYENGLGVKTNLAMAMLWYRKAAEQGDAQAQTNLGVLYATAKGSERSYVEAAKWYMKAAGQDDLEGMTNLGSLYLEGRGVKKDYSEALAFYKRAANRGYPVAQNNLALMYANGQGVPKDYVHAYAWLDLAGLRIPASAALRDRIAKEMTAAQIAAARNLVSTLKQKLAQAR, translated from the coding sequence ATGCGAGGATTTCCTGCATTTGTGTTCCTGTTTGCCACAGCCGGACTACTTGCCGGTCAAGACGGCGAGGCGGTCATGCCCGATGCAATGAAGCAGATTGGCCCTGCCAACGGGGTGCTTGGAAAGAAGATCACTGCAAAGGATGCTTCGGCGGCAGAGGATGCAAAAAAGCTGCAATCGTTGTTTGCAAGTACACGAGGTTTCTGGAAGGCGCGCAAAGCCAATGACGTGGTACGGTTTGCAACCGATGCTTCCGGAGCCTCCCTGTTGTTGCTGGCGGCACTTCCGTTGGTTGCGGGCGTGCCGCCCAAGAAGAGTTCTCCCTCCACATTCAATGATCTGGCGCAGACCACCCCTGCCGGGCGGGAGGCGGAAAACCAATATCGTCTTGGGCTGAAATATGCCGAAGGCAAAGGTGCTTTGCGTGACTACGCAAAAGCGGCCGATTGCTATCTGCGCGCCGCCGAGCGAGGACATATCGCCGCCCAATATAACCTTGGCTTTCTCTATGAGAACGGTCTCGGGGTGAAGACGAACCTCGCCATGGCGATGCTCTGGTATCGGAAGGCCGCGGAACAGGGCGACGCGCAGGCACAGACCAATCTCGGCGTTCTCTACGCGACGGCAAAGGGTTCGGAACGAAGCTACGTCGAGGCGGCCAAATGGTACATGAAGGCGGCAGGTCAAGATGACTTGGAGGGAATGACAAACCTGGGTTCTCTTTACCTTGAGGGACGAGGCGTCAAAAAGGATTACTCCGAAGCGTTGGCGTTCTACAAGCGGGCGGCTAATCGCGGTTACCCTGTAGCGCAAAATAATCTGGCCTTGATGTACGCGAATGGACAAGGCGTGCCCAAGGACTACGTACACGCCTACGCTTGGCTGGATCTGGCCGGCCTCAGAATTCCCGCATCCGCAGCCCTTCGCGACCGTATCGCGAAAGAAATGACTGCAGCACAGATTGCGGCAGCGAGAAACTTAGTTTCAACTTTGAAGCAGAAGCTCGCCCAGGCGAGATAA
- a CDS encoding NAD(P)/FAD-dependent oxidoreductase produces MKRIAVVGSGISGLSAAYYLSRRHEVYVFERENRLGGHTHTVMVESDHGPIPVDTGFIVHNDRTYPNFCRLMAELGVETQPSDMSFAVTGHDGAFEYSSHGLRGFFAQKRNYFSRDHYTLLREILRFNREAPKVLTNPTKEGMTLSDFLDAGKYSPVFVDRYLIPMAGAVWSMAPEAMPMFPAVTLIRFMQNHGMLGINTHPKWKVIRGGSHSYLAPLTVPFRQRINQAATITSIERSDFGVTLRFQHQPAKQFDEVIFACHGDQILPLLAQPTEVEREVLSCFTTSRNETCLHTDSALLPKRAAARASWNYLLGDSGKVTMTYHMNRLQSLRTSEDYCVTLNANGSIHPGRVLRRMVYEHPLYTRTAIRAQERWADISGKNHTHFCGAYWFYGFHEDGVRSGMRVAEALGVPCL; encoded by the coding sequence GTGAAGCGCATCGCGGTGGTCGGCTCTGGCATATCGGGATTATCGGCAGCGTATTATTTGAGCCGCCGGCACGAGGTATATGTGTTTGAACGCGAGAATCGCCTGGGAGGCCACACACACACCGTAATGGTGGAATCTGACCATGGACCCATTCCAGTAGATACAGGTTTCATTGTTCATAACGACCGGACCTATCCAAATTTCTGCCGGCTGATGGCGGAGTTGGGCGTTGAGACTCAGCCAAGTGATATGTCGTTCGCGGTAACGGGACACGACGGAGCGTTTGAATATTCGAGTCACGGCTTGCGTGGCTTTTTCGCGCAGAAACGCAATTACTTCTCGCGAGACCATTACACGCTGCTGCGAGAGATTCTGCGTTTCAACCGCGAGGCGCCCAAGGTCCTCACCAATCCGACTAAGGAGGGTATGACGCTGAGTGATTTCCTCGACGCAGGGAAGTACTCTCCGGTTTTCGTGGATCGATATCTGATTCCGATGGCAGGCGCGGTCTGGTCTATGGCGCCCGAAGCAATGCCGATGTTTCCGGCGGTGACGTTGATTCGTTTCATGCAAAATCACGGCATGCTGGGGATCAACACTCACCCGAAATGGAAAGTGATTCGCGGCGGCAGCCATTCCTATCTTGCCCCGCTGACCGTGCCTTTCCGGCAGCGTATTAACCAGGCGGCGACGATCACTTCTATTGAGCGTTCCGATTTCGGGGTAACGTTGCGATTCCAACACCAGCCTGCCAAGCAGTTCGACGAGGTGATTTTCGCTTGCCACGGGGATCAGATCCTACCGCTCTTGGCACAGCCAACCGAGGTGGAGCGCGAAGTCCTGAGTTGTTTCACCACAAGCCGGAACGAAACGTGCCTGCACACCGATTCCGCGCTACTGCCCAAGCGGGCCGCGGCCCGGGCTTCTTGGAATTATCTGTTGGGAGATTCGGGCAAGGTCACGATGACCTATCACATGAATCGGCTGCAGTCGCTGCGAACCTCAGAAGACTACTGCGTGACGTTGAATGCCAATGGATCCATCCACCCTGGACGGGTGCTTCGCAGGATGGTGTACGAGCATCCGCTCTACACAAGGACGGCGATTCGCGCACAAGAACGGTGGGCCGATATTAGCGGAAAGAATCACACGCACTTCTGTGGGGCGTATTGGTTTTACGGCTTCCACGAGGATGGTGTGCGGAGCGGCATGCGGGTGGCTGAAGCGTTAGGAGTGCCGTGCTTATGA
- a CDS encoding SAM-dependent methyltransferase, whose amino-acid sequence MSFARKAVLRMLENVRHGELEVICPERNYRFGVANSGLSASLSVHNERFFSRVLWGGDDAAGDSYMDGDWSSPDPVAVVRLAARNLVTLESGAPLISFANRLFHRIRHRMNRNTVAGSRRNIQAHYDLSNDFFRLFLDRNMVYSSAVYRHANDSLEEAQIEKLDRICRKLRLGPEDQVLEIGTGWGAFALHASRNYGCRITTTTISREQHDEARHQFARAGEAGARIKLLLEDYRNLQGSYNKLVSIEMFEAVGLDYYDAFFSTCDRLLTPDGSMVMQAITMNEHRFDAYRKQSDWIQRRIFPGAQLASIREILHSLVRSTKLSMYHVEDIGLHYAYTLAEWRRRFHESNNKIRALGFDEAFFRMWDYYLAYCEGAFHERHISDVQLMLTKNANPAILHGEPWQRGRAIAVQPTTELTGDLAKTSERTRVGV is encoded by the coding sequence ATGAGTTTTGCGCGGAAAGCTGTATTGCGGATGCTGGAGAACGTGCGTCACGGCGAACTCGAGGTGATCTGCCCTGAACGGAACTACCGGTTTGGGGTAGCGAACTCCGGCTTGTCGGCCTCACTCTCTGTACACAATGAGCGTTTCTTTTCCCGAGTGCTCTGGGGGGGCGACGATGCGGCAGGAGATTCCTACATGGACGGGGACTGGTCTTCGCCGGATCCTGTTGCTGTGGTGCGCCTCGCCGCGCGTAATCTTGTAACGCTTGAGAGCGGAGCTCCGCTTATTTCGTTTGCCAACCGCCTTTTTCATCGGATACGCCATCGGATGAACCGCAATACGGTTGCAGGCAGCCGCCGTAATATTCAGGCGCACTATGATTTGAGCAACGACTTCTTCCGCCTGTTCCTGGATCGCAACATGGTCTATTCCAGTGCAGTCTACCGGCATGCCAACGATTCGCTCGAAGAAGCGCAGATCGAGAAGCTCGACCGCATCTGCCGTAAATTGCGTCTAGGACCGGAAGATCAGGTTCTGGAGATCGGTACCGGCTGGGGTGCATTTGCGCTGCACGCCTCTCGAAACTACGGTTGCCGCATCACCACTACCACCATCAGCCGGGAGCAGCATGACGAAGCCCGCCACCAATTCGCTCGGGCCGGAGAGGCGGGAGCGCGAATCAAGCTGCTGCTGGAGGATTATCGGAATCTGCAGGGTTCGTACAACAAACTGGTGAGCATTGAGATGTTCGAAGCGGTTGGCCTCGACTACTACGACGCTTTCTTCTCGACTTGTGATCGCCTCCTAACCCCGGACGGTTCCATGGTGATGCAGGCCATCACGATGAACGAACATCGCTTCGATGCTTATCGGAAACAGAGCGACTGGATCCAGCGGCGTATCTTCCCGGGCGCACAGTTGGCCTCGATTCGAGAGATTCTCCATTCCCTGGTGCGTTCGACGAAGCTTTCCATGTATCACGTTGAGGACATCGGACTGCACTACGCCTATACGCTGGCGGAGTGGCGGCGGCGATTCCACGAATCGAATAACAAAATTCGCGCCCTGGGCTTCGACGAAGCATTTTTCCGGATGTGGGACTACTATCTGGCCTATTGCGAGGGCGCCTTCCACGAACGGCATATTAGTGATGTCCAATTAATGCTCACCAAGAACGCGAATCCTGCAATTCTCCATGGCGAGCCGTGGCAACGGGGCAGGGCAATCGCAGTCCAGCCAACGACGGAGTTGACTGGAGACTTGGCGAAAACAAGTGAACGTACGAGGGTGGGAGTATGA
- a CDS encoding ABC transporter ATP-binding protein — protein sequence MSRTEDAIQVAGVTKAYRSFFRRNPIRALNQVDLKVRRGAAFGLAGPNGAGKTTLMKIMIGAVRPSSGSVELFGWLARSAGAARLVGYLPETCAFPPYLTARQLLQFHGRLMGLGGRLIANRAAELLDRVGLADWADVPLAKYSKGMVQRAGIAQAMLHEPELLILDEPTDGLDPAARVLVLDLLRTLNRSGVTLFINSHLLDELQSLCDEVAILNHGEIVKRECLASAAQAGYVLTLSAVPANVLLALALRSQPVCDGDSGAVRLHFTSRVDLDWAIETVQNEGEGQIESLAPAGRSLTEMFLSATAAKQGVRS from the coding sequence GTGAGCCGGACTGAAGACGCGATCCAAGTGGCCGGAGTGACGAAGGCGTACCGGTCGTTCTTCCGGCGCAACCCGATCCGGGCGCTGAACCAAGTCGATTTGAAGGTGCGGCGCGGAGCTGCATTCGGACTTGCAGGGCCCAACGGAGCGGGAAAAACCACACTCATGAAGATCATGATCGGCGCGGTACGGCCGAGTTCCGGAAGCGTGGAACTATTCGGATGGCTGGCCCGAAGCGCCGGCGCCGCCCGCCTCGTGGGCTACCTTCCAGAGACCTGCGCTTTCCCGCCATACCTCACTGCGCGCCAACTGCTCCAATTCCACGGCAGACTGATGGGCCTGGGCGGACGCCTAATCGCAAATCGCGCAGCCGAACTGTTGGATCGAGTCGGGCTCGCCGATTGGGCCGATGTACCTCTGGCGAAGTATTCGAAAGGCATGGTGCAGCGGGCGGGAATCGCACAGGCGATGCTGCATGAGCCAGAGTTGCTGATCCTGGATGAGCCGACGGACGGTCTCGACCCTGCCGCGCGAGTTCTGGTTCTTGACCTTCTGCGTACTCTGAACCGGTCCGGAGTCACGCTTTTCATTAACTCGCACCTGCTCGATGAATTGCAGTCCCTGTGCGACGAGGTCGCGATTCTGAATCATGGTGAGATCGTGAAGCGGGAATGCCTCGCCTCCGCAGCTCAGGCCGGGTACGTGCTGACGCTGAGCGCCGTGCCAGCCAATGTGCTGCTTGCTCTTGCTCTTCGATCACAGCCGGTGTGCGATGGCGACAGCGGGGCGGTGCGGCTGCATTTCACTTCGCGGGTGGACCTGGATTGGGCGATCGAGACAGTTCAAAACGAAGGTGAAGGGCAGATCGAATCTCTAGCGCCGGCAGGAAGATCGTTGACGGAAATGTTCCTGTCCGCAACAGCCGCGAAGCAGGGGGTTCGTTCATGA